A region of Vibrio porteresiae DSM 19223 DNA encodes the following proteins:
- a CDS encoding acyltransferase family protein — protein sequence MRLYTLDVMKAIAAFFVITLHVGLFKEFNHVYGEIIRLSGRWAVPFFFMVTGFFIGSKGLEDRLGGQALKIGKIFLISSLMYLPYIYIKHDFSADKIGERVMSDTVIISGMSFHLWYLSSLMFGLVTFKLLIQRVSMGTMWAVSAAIVCAYFAVDLFPDLTHNENWFRHFISVPCLFIGYVVSGMDRNKIQMPVVYTVLAVSLIGIYGLPYLLQGDDTRSIILRQFPIFVIPFCIALLLIGVKSQMDNNRVADIGRDYSLLIYTSHPIWMWILQEWVLPQAWQTDTAVALTTFVVATAFAIALKHYWHGAYRVLNGESWQRKIKPIA from the coding sequence ATGCGGCTTTACACACTCGACGTTATGAAAGCGATAGCCGCCTTTTTTGTAATTACATTGCATGTGGGGCTATTTAAAGAATTTAACCATGTCTATGGCGAGATCATCCGATTGTCTGGACGCTGGGCAGTGCCATTTTTCTTTATGGTGACAGGCTTCTTTATCGGTTCAAAAGGGCTAGAAGACCGCCTCGGTGGACAAGCGTTGAAAATCGGTAAAATATTTCTGATTTCGTCACTGATGTATTTGCCATACATCTACATCAAACATGATTTCAGTGCGGATAAAATTGGCGAGCGGGTGATGTCTGATACCGTGATTATCTCCGGTATGTCATTTCATCTTTGGTATCTTTCGTCGCTGATGTTTGGTTTAGTCACGTTTAAGTTATTGATTCAGCGGGTTTCGATGGGCACCATGTGGGCCGTCTCTGCTGCGATTGTGTGTGCCTATTTTGCGGTGGATCTGTTTCCTGATCTGACGCACAACGAAAACTGGTTCCGCCATTTTATTTCAGTGCCATGCCTGTTCATTGGCTATGTTGTAAGTGGTATGGATCGAAACAAAATTCAGATGCCCGTGGTTTATACGGTGTTGGCTGTCAGTCTCATTGGTATTTATGGTTTACCGTATCTATTGCAAGGCGACGATACTCGTTCGATCATCTTGCGCCAATTTCCTATCTTTGTGATTCCATTTTGTATCGCATTGCTGCTCATCGGAGTGAAATCGCAAATGGACAATAATAGGGTCGCTGACATTGGTCGCGATTATTCGCTGCTGATCTACACCAGCCATCCCATCTGGATGTGGATATTACAAGAGTGGGTTTTGCCCCAAGCGTGGCAAACAGACACTGCGGTGGCATTGACGACGTTTGTCGTTGCGACTGCGTTTGCCATCGCGCTCAAGCACTATTGGCACGGTGCTTATCGCGTACTTAATGGCGAATCTTGGCAGCGTAAAATAAAACCGATTGCATAA
- the tnpA gene encoding IS200/IS605 family transposase: MGDEKSLAHTRWNCKYHIVFAPKYRRQVFYGEKRRAVGEILRKLCEWKDVNILEAECCKDHVHMLLEIPPKLSVSGFMGYLKGKSSLMLYERFGDLKFKYRNREFWCRGYYVDTVGKNTSQIQSYIKHQLDQDKMGEQLSIPYSGNPFTGRKK, from the coding sequence ATGGGGGACGAGAAGAGCTTAGCTCACACAAGATGGAACTGTAAATATCATATAGTATTCGCACCCAAATATAGAAGGCAGGTGTTCTACGGTGAAAAACGTCGAGCAGTTGGAGAAATCTTGCGAAAGCTATGTGAATGGAAAGACGTGAATATACTCGAGGCTGAATGCTGTAAAGATCATGTTCATATGCTTTTAGAAATCCCACCGAAGTTGAGTGTTTCAGGTTTTATGGGATATTTAAAAGGTAAAAGTAGTTTGATGCTCTATGAGCGATTTGGGGATTTGAAGTTCAAATACCGAAATCGAGAATTTTGGTGCCGGGGTTATTACGTTGATACAGTCGGCAAAAATACAAGCCAGATCCAAAGTTACATCAAGCATCAATTAGATCAAGATAAAATGGGAGAGCAACTGTCGATCCCATATTCAGGTAACCCGTTTACGGGTCGCAAGAAATAG
- a CDS encoding PEP-CTERM sorting domain-containing protein, which yields MQMQKITTLLSLIAMMTASSIAHAAYITMEGDYVLTAVSDNGTLGAGGSTSPGIIHDVTGTSAWSINDYLTPGTPFEGFYISSSQTGNVGNNNDGSNSISGGTLTDISSSSSYDHAISWSAVYGDYFAINIETFFNDGDERIGFTTMITALQDLTDLTFLRVLDPDPDMATYGSYTTVNGRGSASLDPNDWVYAEGSSTGLTIGYYSDSDVSHNTGVSSSWSTSASTYLSGTNDGNGDYTIGIAFDIGTLLANSSVSLSYYAVMGASLDTVDIPDNDVPEPATLGLFGLGLCLLGVKRARKSHA from the coding sequence ATGCAGATGCAAAAAATAACCACACTACTCTCTTTAATTGCCATGATGACAGCAAGCTCAATCGCGCATGCTGCTTATATCACTATGGAGGGGGATTATGTACTCACTGCTGTCAGTGACAATGGTACTCTAGGAGCAGGAGGAAGTACATCTCCAGGGATAATTCACGATGTAACAGGAACATCTGCTTGGTCGATAAATGACTATTTAACTCCAGGCACGCCTTTTGAAGGTTTTTATATCAGCTCATCACAAACAGGAAATGTCGGCAATAATAATGACGGTTCAAATAGTATTTCTGGTGGCACGCTAACAGATATATCGAGTTCCAGCTCCTACGATCACGCCATCTCTTGGAGTGCTGTCTACGGCGATTACTTTGCGATTAATATCGAGACCTTTTTTAATGATGGTGATGAAAGAATTGGTTTTACAACCATGATTACCGCTTTACAAGATTTAACCGACCTTACCTTCTTACGCGTGCTCGATCCCGATCCAGATATGGCTACCTATGGTTCCTACACAACCGTCAATGGACGTGGCAGCGCCTCACTTGATCCAAATGATTGGGTTTATGCCGAAGGATCGAGCACAGGCTTAACCATTGGGTACTATTCTGATTCCGACGTCAGTCACAATACCGGTGTTTCCTCGAGTTGGTCTACCTCTGCGAGTACCTATCTCAGCGGTACAAATGACGGTAATGGCGACTATACAATTGGTATCGCTTTTGACATCGGCACTCTACTCGCCAATAGCTCAGTATCTTTGAGCTATTATGCCGTGATGGGCGCTTCGTTAGACACCGTCGATATTCCAGATAACGATGTACCGGAGCCAGCGACCTTGGGACTATTTGGTCTCGGATTATGCTTATTAGGTGTTAAACGCGCTAGAAAATCTCACGCATAA
- a CDS encoding cytochrome ubiquinol oxidase subunit I, giving the protein MLETLMLSRIQFAANISFHILFPTLTIALGWLLVFYKWRFHRTGDDLWLSVYYFWVKIFALTFALGVVSGITMSFQFGTNWPGFMEKVGNVAGPLLGYEVMTAFFMEATFLGVMLFGRGRVPEWLHNLATVLVAVGTTISAFWILVLNSWMHTPQGHELIDGVVHVVSWYEVIFNPSLPYRLAHMLLASGLTACFVTAGVSAYQLIKRKQFQPAQRAFKVAVTVAAVLAPLQMFVGDLHGLNTLEHQPAKIAAMEGVWETKQGAPLVLFAVPNEETRTNDWAIEIPNLASLILTHDIDGELQGLNEFAPDHPPVKPLFFGFRIMVGVGVLMLIVSWIGAWKVHRAQILTPKMLTLFVVMTFSGWIATLAGWYVTEVGRQPWLVTGVLRTADAVTPVAGTSVALSLTLYLITYAVLLYAYLHTIFYLARKGLTEQPSHLVVAEEAKA; this is encoded by the coding sequence ATGTTAGAAACTCTTATGCTGTCGCGCATTCAATTTGCCGCCAACATCAGTTTTCATATTTTATTTCCTACCTTGACCATCGCCCTTGGTTGGCTGCTGGTTTTTTACAAATGGCGCTTTCATCGCACTGGTGATGACCTATGGCTTAGTGTGTATTACTTTTGGGTCAAGATCTTTGCGCTAACATTTGCGTTGGGCGTGGTCTCTGGGATCACGATGAGCTTTCAGTTTGGTACCAACTGGCCCGGGTTTATGGAAAAAGTGGGTAACGTTGCAGGACCACTTTTAGGCTATGAGGTGATGACAGCCTTTTTTATGGAAGCGACCTTTTTGGGCGTGATGCTGTTTGGTCGAGGGCGAGTGCCTGAGTGGCTGCATAACCTAGCCACAGTGCTGGTGGCGGTGGGAACGACGATTTCAGCGTTTTGGATCTTAGTGCTCAATAGTTGGATGCATACCCCTCAAGGCCATGAATTAATTGATGGTGTGGTGCATGTCGTGAGTTGGTATGAGGTCATCTTTAATCCATCATTGCCTTATCGATTAGCTCATATGTTACTTGCCTCGGGATTAACCGCGTGCTTTGTGACGGCTGGGGTATCGGCTTATCAGCTCATTAAACGTAAACAGTTTCAGCCAGCACAACGTGCATTTAAGGTTGCTGTAACGGTTGCTGCCGTGCTTGCCCCACTACAAATGTTTGTGGGTGATTTACACGGATTAAACACTCTTGAACATCAGCCGGCAAAAATAGCTGCGATGGAAGGGGTATGGGAGACGAAGCAAGGGGCGCCACTCGTGCTATTTGCTGTACCTAATGAAGAGACGCGCACTAATGATTGGGCGATCGAAATACCCAATTTGGCCAGTTTGATCCTCACTCATGATATCGATGGAGAATTGCAAGGGCTCAATGAGTTTGCACCGGATCACCCACCAGTGAAACCGCTTTTTTTTGGTTTTCGTATCATGGTCGGCGTTGGCGTGCTAATGCTTATCGTCAGTTGGATTGGCGCATGGAAAGTACATCGAGCCCAAATACTCACACCTAAGATGCTGACTCTCTTTGTAGTGATGACTTTCTCTGGGTGGATTGCCACTTTAGCTGGATGGTATGTCACTGAGGTAGGTCGCCAGCCGTGGCTAGTGACAGGAGTGTTGCGAACTGCCGATGCCGTTACCCCTGTAGCAGGAACGTCGGTGGCCTTATCATTAACGCTGTATCTCATCACTTATGCCGTGTTGCTTTATGCTTATCTACACACGATTTTCTATCTCGCGCGTAAAGGGTTAACAGAACAACCATCCCATTTAGTTGTAGCAGAGGAGGCGAAAGCATGA
- a CDS encoding cytochrome d ubiquinol oxidase subunit II, translated as MMQYLPEIYLLLLGFAVFMYAVLDGYDLGIGMLLPLHNEPQRDKMIASIGPFWDANETWLVLAVGILLIAFPTAHSQILTELYLPTTLMLIGLIMRGVSFDFRAKARADHKDRWDKCFKLGSFVAASTQGYMVGRYVLGFSDTIASYAFAVLSALCVTAAYIYIGGTWLVLKTDGQLQKQAALWARKAGVIALLGIVAVSIANPLVSPHVAERWFQFPAVLMLAPVPILVFGLVFAIDRYLVRVPTRDDFGVHLPFSGVIALFALSFFGLAYSFFPEVVPGQLTAQQAASAPETLLITGIGVVIVMPMILMYTFVVYRIFKGKAADLSYK; from the coding sequence ATGATGCAGTATCTACCGGAAATTTATCTGTTATTACTTGGCTTTGCGGTGTTCATGTATGCGGTACTCGATGGCTACGATCTTGGAATTGGCATGTTATTGCCGCTGCATAATGAACCTCAGCGTGACAAAATGATTGCGTCGATAGGACCATTTTGGGACGCGAACGAAACATGGCTGGTGTTGGCGGTTGGGATTTTATTGATCGCCTTTCCAACGGCGCACAGCCAGATTTTGACCGAGCTATACCTTCCAACGACCTTGATGCTGATTGGATTAATCATGCGTGGTGTTTCGTTTGATTTTCGAGCTAAAGCCAGAGCAGACCACAAAGACCGCTGGGATAAGTGCTTCAAATTGGGTTCCTTTGTTGCCGCTAGCACACAAGGGTATATGGTGGGGCGTTACGTGCTGGGATTCTCCGACACAATAGCCTCGTATGCGTTCGCAGTATTAAGCGCGCTTTGTGTTACCGCCGCTTATATTTATATTGGTGGAACATGGCTAGTATTAAAAACCGATGGACAACTCCAAAAGCAAGCTGCGCTATGGGCGCGTAAAGCAGGCGTCATTGCCTTACTTGGCATTGTGGCAGTCAGCATTGCCAATCCGTTAGTGAGTCCACATGTGGCCGAGCGTTGGTTTCAGTTTCCAGCTGTCTTGATGTTAGCACCAGTGCCCATTTTGGTATTTGGGTTGGTTTTTGCCATCGATCGCTATCTTGTGCGAGTCCCGACACGGGATGATTTCGGGGTGCATTTACCGTTTTCAGGAGTGATTGCACTGTTTGCATTGAGCTTTTTTGGCTTAGCCTACAGTTTTTTCCCTGAAGTCGTGCCGGGACAATTGACGGCTCAGCAGGCAGCCAGTGCGCCAGAAACATTGCTAATTACTGGGATTGGCGTAGTGATTGTGATGCCGATGATCTTGATGTACACCTTTGTGGTGTATCGAATTTTCAAAGGTAAAGCAGCCGATCTGAGTTATAAATAA